One Rhododendron vialii isolate Sample 1 chromosome 2a, ASM3025357v1 genomic region harbors:
- the LOC131317414 gene encoding uncharacterized mitochondrial protein AtMg00810-like — MESIRLLFGIASHFNFKLFQMDVKRAFLNGDLKEEVYVEQPKGFTHPSFPDHVYRLRKALYGLKQAPRAWYERLTDHLLNTGFVKGGVDRILLLKKIESDLLIAQIYVDDIVFGSTNERHAKQFEAQMSHEFQMSLMGELTYFLGFQILQLNDGIFLFQSTYAKELVKNFGLEDSKSIRTPMGSTVKIAKDIEGVCVDSMLYRSMIGSLLYLTASRPNISFSVGVCARYQSNPKESHLIAVKRIIRYIKGTSTLGLWYSEGTNVDLAAFSDANWAGSADDRKSTSGGCFYLGNYLVAWHSKKQNCVSLSTAEEEYIAAVCLVGCWRCLFWVLLWVLGVRCLCGSGAFVGFLPVLDCYSLPLGPYWHMIVGACCFPLWVFSSPT; from the exons ATGGAGTCAATAAGGTTACTTTTTGGCATTGcatctcattttaattttaaattatttcaaatgGATGTTAAAAGAGCTTTTTTGAATGGTGACCTTAAGGAGGAGGTGTATGTGGAACAACCCAAAGGGTTTACTCATCCCTCATTCCCTGATCATGTGTACCGCCTTCGTAAGGCCCTTTATGGCCTTAAACAAGCCCCTCGAGCTTGGTATGAACGTTTAACCGATCATCTTTTAAATACCGGCTTTGTGAAAGGGGGAGTAGACCGAATTTTATTGCTGAAGAAAATTGAGAGCGACCTTTTAATTgctcaaatatatgttgatgatattgtgttCGGTTCCACAAATGAGCGGCATGCAAAACAATTTGAGGCACAGATGTCCCATGAGTTTCAAATGAGCCTAATGGGAGAATTGACTTACTTTCTAGGCTTTCAAATTCTTCAGTTGAATGATGGGATATTTTTGTTCCAATCCACATATGCAAAAGAATTGGTCAAAAATTTTGGTTTGGAAGATTCCAAGAGTATTCGTACTCCCATGGGTTCCACCGTTAAAATTGCTAAAGATATTGAGGGCGTTTGTGTTGACTCCATGCTTTATCGTAGTATGATAGGAAGCTTATTATATCTTACTGCTAGTCGTCCCAATATTTCGTTTAGTGTTGGAGTGTGTGCCCGCTATCAATCTAACCCTAAAGAGTCTCACTTGATCGCTGTCAAGCGAATTATTCGTTACATTAAGGGCACCTCCACGCTTGGTCTTTGGTATTCTGAAGGTACTAATGTGGACTTAGCCGCGTTTTCCGATGCCAATTGGGCTGGAAGCGCGGATGATAGGAAGAGTACCTCTGGTGGTTGTTTCTATTTGGGAAACTACTTGGTtgcttggcatagcaagaagcAGAATTGTGTTTCATTGTCCACCGCAGAGGAAGAATATATTGCCGCTG TTTGCCTTGTTGGGTGTTGGAGGTGTCTCTTTTGGGTGTTGCTTTGGGTTTTAGGTGTCAGATGTCTTTGTGGAAGTGGTGcctttgttggtttcttgccagtCTTGGATTGTTATTCTCTCCCTTTGGGTCCATATTGGCACATGATTGTTGGAGCTTGTTGTTTTCCCTTGTGGGttttctcttctccaacttGA